DNA sequence from the Xenopus tropicalis strain Nigerian chromosome 4, UCB_Xtro_10.0, whole genome shotgun sequence genome:
AGCCACCCATAGACTGAAGAGACATTTCCGCCAACCCTGGGCAAATAAACAGCTCACTGTTTTTGGATGGGCAGTTTTTATCAGCCTGTTTAAGGGCTAGGCTTTATACCTTTTTAATTTGGTTTATTGGTGTGTACAATGGCTACACTGTGTAAAGATGTTTTACTGATCTAATTGAATTATTATTGCATTGCTCTTGCTTAGTGCTTGATGactgctattttcattttggtctCTGTGCCCACTACAAAATGTTATAATCCGATCCATATTgtgtatcaaaaaaaaaaaaaaaaacacttctgaAATTTCTAGTTATAAGGCTGAACGTGATAGGTTAGATCAGGGGTCGTCCAACTTTTTAAAAAGGGGGCCAGTTCAGTCCCTCGGACTTAAACCAGCTAATGACGCTGCACACGCCATTACCATAGTTTGAGGACGCCTGGGTTAGATGCTATAAGTACAAGCTTTCCGCTGATTAGTAAAGATTCTTTAGGAGAGATCTATAGTTTGGAATAAAAAAGTCGAACTTTTTTGAAACCATCAGAATGTTCACTTTCCTAAAATATATAACCTCTAGGGTTCTTTGCACACACATTACTCTGTATCTTTGCACATTTGACCATTGTGTCCCTACAACTTTATCAATAGGTGGTATTTTACTTAGGAGATGTAGACAAACATCCTTAAACTGTCTCTTTCCCAAGTGCTTGCGGgaaaaaataaaccttttaaaTGCCAAAAAGTTATATTcataacatttttaattcatgATCTCCTTTTTCCAGGTAGACTGGTGTTACCTTAGCGGTTATGATTCACTACAACATTTACAACGTTAGTCTCCTTACATTTCCAATGTCCCTTATAACCTCCTAGTGGCATTCTTCATTTTGAGGGTGCAGCTCTGGTTGATGTTAAAGAGGAACAGTCACTAGAATGAAAATTCTTCAAgcccttaacataatataaactattaaagaatctcgccaaactggaacatatatatcagtgaatattgcccttttacatcctttcccttaagccaccattttacATTGCCTAGTGATAAGTAAGAGAATAGCACCCAGCAGGGGAAGTAAGAGAAACAGAATCATGTTTTATATTTGCCTCAAAGGACCTGCATGGTGCAGGAACATGCATAATTAAccattattaaaattaaaagtttggaaataacattttaaatggcagaatgcAAGGCGCACATTTTTTATATACCATAAAAAGGACTATCCCTTTGACTTCAAATGGTAACTGTATTTTGTAGGCACACATTGGGTTACCTTTCTTTTATGCTGTTGTGATTTTCAAACTGTAGTGTTGCTGCACATTGTAAACAGACCTTTAATATTCTAGCGACACTAGATAAATAAGCTAAAAGTATCTGGCCCAGAACAACACAAAATGTAACCTTTATTGTCTTTGGATGTAATGGCACATAATCCTTACGGAGtcgaaaatatgtttttaaatgtatgtcACATTCACACGTTCTCAGAAAAACAAATCTAAAACAGTTCCTGAATTTTTATAACAAAAGTGGAAAATTATGTATGCTGTtcaaataatttaacatataaACGGTTTGATAACCTTACACGAGGACCTTTTAAAAGAAGGTCCGCTTGCTTTCTTTTTGCTTACCAAAAAATGTTAGATTTAGAAAAAGGCAATGTCTTTTTCAGTCATTTTTGTAACGTAAAGGATTTCAGTGCCTGTCTTAAAATGCATGCAGTGCTTGAAAGCTCAGTCACATCAAAGGCCTCGTGTTTAACATCTCAGTAATTGATTATTCAGTCATCGTCTTCATCTGAATCCATCACTTTTCTTCTGTTAAACTGGAAGGCAAGAAGACACCCAAAACAGGAATAACGTCACTTTATACACTGCTGCGATCAAACTATAAgaagcattatttatttatgctattatattgtttattttttttaagatttcctTAAAACATAGACAAGCACTGCTCCACCCTTTTTTCTGTACATTATCCCATCAAGAAGGTACAATATGCAGCTCTGGTGTAGTGGGCCAGGGCAATACACTGAAATGGCTCATTCTGACTAAGAGTTTATTGTGGTCTGTTGTAAATTAGTGGATTTCTTCACATATTGGGGAAAATTCCTAGCAAATATACTGCCTTGGCATGTAAGGGCCTGCAGGATCCCAAGCTACATAGACATAATAAATTGGGATAAATCATGTATTAGAAGCCCATAATAAAGTTCCCTTTCTTTTGTCATATTTGAATGGTATCTTGTGCAACATTCATAGTTAAAAAAGGCAATATACTAATCTTTATAAATCAATGAAATCTATTTCAAATAATCTAAAAATAGAAGCTACAAATTCCCCTGTGTGGCAATCACAAGACCCTTACCTCAAGTTATAACTGAGGGCAGAAAAGGGGAGTAAGAGCACACTGGCCATGCACTCACCTTTACTGTAGTCTTCTTTTCTGTCTGCTGACTCACTTTTTCCAAAATTTCTATTAATCCTTCCTCTGATAACTGAGAAGAATTTATGTTACAATTATTGCTCAGATAAATTACAAACCCAATGAACTGtactaaaataaacattttattcaaAGCTTCATAAGGAATTAAGCCTCACACTTCCATGGACCATTGATTCAGACACAGGGCATGCACTGGTTAGGAACTCCATGATACTGTTTTCCATTCATTAGCACAGTTGTGCAAAACAACCCTGCATTCTTACAAGGAGTAAAACATACAAATAGACTGATTGGCATTCTCTACACACCTCTCATATGGAAGTACCTTTAAAATTAGTTTGCCTATCAATtatgtaataatgtatttatttttttacaatatatgtCTTGATGAATTGTACAAAACATATATGGTAACCTGCACCACATGATATGATGCTTTCAGCTTGGGAATTAAAAAACTGGGGAAAGGGATAAAGAGCAGAACTGAGTAAAATATAGTGAAGTCATGCCAAACAAGGTACCAATATGCAGGAGAGGTATCAAATTGCTTAGCTCTGCTAAACAAATTAGTGGTATGACAAATCAATGATTATAACAGATACACAACTTTTAAATGTGGTGCCTCATCAAGTATGTGTGGGTGCTATTTAAGAATGTACTGAAGAGAAACAATACATCTGATATGTAAGAACACTTAAGTACAACAGTTTTAAGTCCTAATTCATCTTAGTTTATGCTACAAATCATGGTGTCACAACACAAAGCTTAATTCATGCGATTTAAAAGAACTTACTTTGCCACCAAGCTGTCCAAATCTTGCCATTTGTATAAGATAATTCTCAACAGCTTTGGCTTTTTCAGGTTTAACGAGTGCCAGATTATTCACTGTTTGAAGAAAACAATATTGCTAATGCCTCAGtaaattgtatataatatataaacaatgtaaaataattgtaATCACACATTCGCAAGACTTGAGTGGGATATATTCATGCTCTTCATGCTGGGAGGGGTGGATTGTAATACCAAATATTCCCACTGGAAGGGCAGTCTGGGGTCTGGTTTTGTTGGACCCTCAAAAGGATTTTAATCCTAATATGACAAGGTATACCACATTTTATCAGGGGAAGCAAACTGCCACCATAGCTAATAAAACTGGTTTGCAAAAGTAATACACTGAatatttctaatacaggtatgggacccatcatccagaatgctcgggacctaggggttttccggataagggatctttccgtaatttggatctgcacaCCTTGTCtactaaacatttatttaaacataaaaaaaccaatgagtgttttgcttccaacaaggattaattgtgtcttagttgggatcaaggaaatcatttttaaaaattagaattatttgcttataattgagtctataggagataaccttcccgtaattcggaactttctggataatgagtttccggataacggatcccatacatgtaccaggGAATAAACGTATAGCAGGGAATAAAATAAGTTATTAGCTATTGTGAGGGTTTTTTTTGCTATGGTGAAGAGAAAGTGGGCATCAATTTCTCATGCCCATTTGCAGAGGGTCTAGATGGGCATTGGTACATGTATTAAGCCTAGGATGGCAAGAAACATtgtgcaaaatgcagttttattgattaatCGTAAAGATACATACATTTGACAAAAACATAATACCTCATAACCTCCTTCATAAGTCTTTCATGCTGCTTGTGCCCTAAACTAAAATATGTCTTGGAAGACCCAATAAGAATTGTGAAGTCATAAAATAAAGCCTATAGAGTACATGGCCAGATAGACATAAAAATTCCTTGGAGGGCCACAGGCCACATTGATTTAATCCCCTCTTCACCCAGTCATCCACACGGATATCCCAGTTGGACCATGAATTACTAAAGGGGGCACAGGATCTAAAGGGATCCAGGCTGGTGTCTCTGTACTTTGTACAGAAAAGTGATATATTTGAAGTCAAATATCTGAATAACCATACCAATAACCatatcaaaatatccaaggctattgtgatactaatatctacagttagtattagtggttgtatttatagtttatgtatgtgagtgtatagattggtaggtgtgggttaggtgtgctgggtttacttggatgggttgaacttgatggacactggtcttttttcaaccctatgtaactatgtaatacagTGTTCAAATAGAAGAGACAAGAATATACTCACACCTAGCCCGTGCTGCCTGGCTGAGAACTTGAGCTAAAATGTTATTTCTCATGTCATCTTCTctgtaggcaaaaaaaaaaaaaaagcatacactttaatacagtttttaaaaggaaacataaaaTGTTCTTACAACATTTGGCATTTACCTAATTTTCATGTGTTCACAACAATATTTTTCATGTTCTAGCTCGCCATAACTGAAAATAAACCTATGGACCAGGGTGCACAAAGGTGTGAATTACCAAGTCATTTGTGAATACAACTTGAGTCATGCTACAGGGCTGTTTGAGTGTCCCATTGGGCAATGactgcaaggagtctgactgacCAGGAATGACAGTATTATCAGTTCATTTGTGTTACCTCTTGCCAAAGTGGCCAAAATGTGCTAActttttgctcatttggcaaccttacaTGTGAGTgtatctttcagtgtatggccatctttgcaGAGTTCATTATACAGGAGGCTGTATAAAaaatccttaaagtgatactgacagccaattattttttttttttttacacctgctgttgtgttttaatttttatcagctttaaattccttataaaactatatctgcaaagttttttgcttcataattatggcagcatgaattacagacccacggagcagccatgtttgttcccctcttccgggttttaatttaaatgcctcccaagtgaataaatatgcccaatcacaaacctgcaacgccccttctgctttcagctggtgtgtgacaagctcagctgcGTTGTCTACGTGTaatggggagggagagcccttagaagcaggcaggcaggggaAAGCAATTTAAGTTCTTTGTGCAAAgagcaggaggggggggggcaatgaaaaGATcgagcctgcctgctatctagttcacaatgcgaagagcgagggagggagggggaactctttgaagcaaagggcaagctgaatcctcccagtttatgacatagtccttttgacagattgagaagctgcagtcgggctgccagacagtcgggttcaggatcttcagtaggatttatgtagagaaacaggacttttatgGAAAAACATAACCTATAGGTAGGtgtggaagtaggttcatatttttttaaaaaaaaaattggtgtcagtatcactttaatcctTTTACTTGTTAAGGATCAGCGCATGGGGTTGTTccattaattttaattatttcagcaTGAAACAATCCCACACTTTGCTCTCCTGCAatccagaagtcaaagcaaaacaGAGGCAGCTGTCTAAGAATTTCTATGCACAGTAAGTAGGAAAGATGAGAAAGGGAGAATGCACTGCAAAGGATCAAGGTTTTCAAgaaaattttatgactttttaaataGAAGTATATTTAAGTCAGCTATGTTCTATTAAAGGGTAAACCTGAAAATTAGCTTTTGTATTTACGTATAAGGGCACCTGTGAAAAATTGTTTCCTCCACCGTAGTTGTGGGCTATTAGAGTCTGCACTCCAGTTGATGGAAACAATATGATGCAATATTGTTGTTAAATAACAACTGGTGTGAGAGACCAAGCTGGGACACAAACATTAGGGGGATGTttcttaataaatgttaataaatgtttcGTAATAAACTGATCTTGTTTAATTTGGCCACAAAGGGATATGCAAACTTATTAAGAGACGGCTGCATTCATGGCAGCCAGCCTAACCTCATGAAAGGCCATTCTTTTTTGCCCCCATACTCTGATCAATAAGCTATGGACTTCAGTCAGGAATGGCCAAGTCAGCAGGCAACTGATCTGTTTATAAGGGGCCGACTACCACTTAACTACGCCAATCTTGTCCCCATAACGAATAAAAGGcacaaccaattagatgtttccTTTAAAACACATTACCAGTAAAAGCTGCCTGCTTGCTATATGTGAGCTTTGCTCCTGATATTATATAAACCTTTTGTATTTAAATTGTCTTTCCTGGAAAGTATAAATTTAATTGCCAGAATGTATTAGTTATTAACAGAAGAGATTGTATCTCACACACCTTTGTTTGGCTTCTTGTTGAGACTGATCATTTACAGCATCCTAAAATATGAAAGAATAAATTAATGTACAAACTATATACTGCACAAAAATACTTATTTATATTATCAGTTTCTAAAAGAATGTTGAAGACTGGGAAATTCAGAGTTGAGATCAACACATTCCTTTTGCAAACAGGGAAACCTCTGTGCATAGACTCACAAATTCAAGACACACATTCCTAACATTAATTTGCAATGAGAAACATTTATCTGAGCAATTTATATCCAGTTTTAAAGGTGGTATGTAGTTTCatcagtataataaaaaaaaagttacagaaatTAAGCAGTATGAACAACACTGCAGCTTTGCAGTAAATGTCTTACACTTTATTATATACTTAATATGTGTATATGCCTTTTGGGTGGTAACAACTACAGATAACTGCATAAATGAGTCCAAGTCTGGAAGCAGCCAACAATATTTTTGAAGCTTTTGATATCCTTAGCCTGCCAAAAAGGTCTATAATATTATCAATAGAATTGGATTCTGCAGGTAAGGGTGTATAAAAATAAGTACACAAAACTTGCCCTCCCTGAACTTCAGGAGACAGTAGAGAGCGCCCTCccgctttttaaaggagaaggaaaggcaaagtcactagggggtgccaaaatgttaggcacccccaagtgactttaatcgcttaccttctaccccgggctggtgcccctgtacagagagaacagcaccagcccggggtagcagcgatagcttcctccttcctgatcaatcgcgcgcttgcgcagtagagtgaaaagccgaactttaactttagcactctactgcgcatgcgtttgtccgggaaAATTGGCTAGcgagcgaataggaaggaggaagcactctcTACAGGTactcgggctggtgctgttttctcctaacaggggcaccagcccggggtacaagttaagcgatttaagtcacttgggggtgcctaacattttggcacccccaagtgacttagcctttccttgtcctttaaacttacATAAGAAACACAAGGAGCCGTAGACAACTTTGAGAGAATATGGAGTGACTGGTGCAACCTGGACCCCTTGGGCTTGTAACCTCTATCACAGGCTAATACTAGCTATATTAGTGCACCTCTTTGACAAACGTACTTGCCACCAACAACAGATCATCCTAACAAATTGTGTACTGGTAACACCATATTGCAATATTGTTATTGACTCACTGCAACCAATTGTATAGCATtgttcatttcttatttttgttgGATATATGTATAAACTCAATAAAATTTCAcctttaaaaaatacacaaactAGACTGCAGGATATACTGGACTAAAACAATATGCCATGTATCACTATTAAACAGGTAGTTAAATGTGCACATTTCCATTACCAAACTAGGTTATTGAATCCAAGGAGGCACAGTTTACAGAAAAATGACCAGTGGTAATCCTGTAACAGCATGCCCAATCTAAACGTTTTATATTCACTGAAAACCTTCAGGAATTATCCAAATAGTTGTGTATTGTAAAGAGCCAAACATTTGACAGTTCAGACAGACTTGAGTTTAAagtagcattaaaggaacagtaacaccaaaaaataaaagagctttaaagtaataaaaatataatgcactgttgccatgcactggtaaaattggtgtgtttgctacagtgacactactataatttatataataagctgctgtgtagccacgggggcagccattcaagctggaaaaaaggagaaaaggcacaggttacatagcagataacagataagctctgtagaatacaatagtgttttatctgttatctgctatgtgcctgtgccttttctcctttgaatggctgcctccatggttacatagcagcttatttatataaattatagtagagtttctgaagtaaacacacaacttttaccagtgcagggcagcagcacattatattttagttacttctatacactttcattttttggtgttactgttctttaaaagGTCTTCACTACTATGGCCCAGGACACAAGACAACACTTGCAGCAATGAAAAGCCTAGGGAACAGGTACCTTATGTAGCTACAGGCTGGTAAACATGACgcttgcaactgaaagcagtattccTCCCTTTCTACTTTCTGAAACTATATAGCAACAATCCGTTCTCTTCCAGGTTTtctacattgttttaggagtcagagccaaagcaaataaaaacagaaatgcagATACTGCTTTCCAGCTACATTTCCAAATAACTTCAATGCAAATggttaattaatatatattacaaatcTGCTTTGAAGGATATCTTCTACCACTATGAATTATGGGTTGGGATATATTGCTTGTGCTTACACTTAACCATCATATTTTGCATATAACAAAAGGAATACAAAAACACATGCTAAGGGCTGCACTAATTGTCTTTATTCCAGCCCAAATGACATATGTAATATACTAGTTATAGTGGCAATCTGAATGTATGTGCAAGCTGGCACCAGagattatttctggtcaggtatAACACCATCTTATTAATGGCTAAAAAACACGAGAGACATGTTCAGCAGTAACAGTAAATGGAAGGTGTGACACTTAGTACATGCATAGCAACTGGCAGCAGCAGGCTCAATGCTCAGCACGTTGGTGTACTACTAATAGTAGAGAATCCCTGCAGGCTAGCAGGAGGCGAATAAAGCCGGCTCCTCACCCCATGTTTACTCTGCAGCTCTGCCATGCGCTGCCTGCGAATAGCCTCCAGCTCCGGGTCCGCCATTGCGCTCCGGTCCTGATTTCCAGCCCCAGTCTCTGCGCACTCGGCCTCCCA
Encoded proteins:
- the pdcd5 gene encoding programmed cell death protein 5, producing the protein MADPELEAIRRQRMAELQSKHGDAVNDQSQQEAKQREDDMRNNILAQVLSQAARARLNNLALVKPEKAKAVENYLIQMARFGQLGGKLSEEGLIEILEKVSQQTEKKTTVKFNRRKVMDSDEDDD